The Anopheles cruzii unplaced genomic scaffold, idAnoCruzAS_RS32_06 scaffold01308_ctg1, whole genome shotgun sequence region CTCTCTAGCGGGTTGCGCACTGAGGCACCGTTTTGGACACTGTTTCGACACAATCCGGATTGTGTCTACACACGAACGTCCGGCAACATAACGGAGTGCCATTGCGAAGTTGTTTGCAAGAACCGTTAGTTACTGCCGTGCAGTTAAATTTAGAAACAGCGCGTAACGCTCTGGCCCGATCTTTCACAGATTAGCGGTCAAGCGCGACTACTAGCCGGTGGCCGACAGTCCCCCAATCTACCCATTATGTTCAATGATCATAATTTGCCGAGACTCACACATTACTGATGAGTTAGATGGATGTGTGCCTGGCGGACAGTGTGTTAGTTCTAAGCCACGCGAGTGTTTGACTTTGTTTTGAAATACACTCAAGTCACACTCACGATAAAGACCAATTCGGACACTGTATTTGAGGACCCGCTTTGCAAGTGTGAATCCTTTACAAATGTTAGTttgtggccgacgacgatggggattgtttattgtttggtTCGTAAACAGTGTCAGCCAAAAATAAACAGGAATTTGTCCAACCACCAGACAACCGTAAACGAAGTAATTGATTCGACCTCTGCAGCGGACTGGaacattgattttttttttgaccaTCGGGAGACGACATCTGGCTATCTTATAAAGCTTATCGACACGGTTGAAAGAAGCTAGGTCACGCTTCAGTGTAATCACTCAGCATCTCCATTCCCACAACAATACCCAAACTGATAGCCAAATGTGTCACTgtgtaaaatgtttatttcttAGTTGAGATAAAAAGCAGTCACTTgtcgtaaaattaaaattacgGTCGAAAGGGAGTGTCCCCTTACGCGTCCACCTCCTTCAGCTCGAAGCGCAGCGGGTTCGCCGGGATGTTGACCAACGTGGCCCGGATCTTAAAGTCTTCGTAGTTCCACCGGACCTCGTACTTGCGAATAAGCCGCGCGGTGATGATCTCCAACTCCATCATGGCCAGCCGCTTCCCGATGCAGCTTCtcgaaccgaaaccaaacgGCAGGAAGATGAACGGATTCGTATCCTTAGCGTTCGGGATGCTCGCTTCCCGTTCGCTGAGCCACCGCTCCGGTAGGTAGTCCTTGGCCCGAATGAAGAATCGTTCATCGTGCTGCAAGACCAACGCTCCCATCGCTACGTCCGTCTAGTTTTTGGAGAATATTCCCGAAAAGTATTCAAAAATGGCAGAAATATAAGAGATCCAAAGAAACACTTACATCCTTTGGAATACGGTAGCCTTGCAGGACAATGTTGCGTCCCGTGGCACGGAAGGTTCCCGCGACCGGTGGATACAATCGCAAGCCCTCCTTGATGCACGCCCTCATGTACGGCAAGTTGCGCATATTTTCGGCCGTCAGCGGTGAATCCTTGGTCGGCAGCACCGTGCGAAGTTCCTCGCGAAGTTTTGCCTGCTTATCGGGGTTCTTCGCCAGACAGTACATTAGACCCATCGAGCCAGAGGACGTCTGTGGAAATGATCGTTGAGAGTCTCGCGCAGGATTGTTGCGGGTTGTGATTGTGTACAAACCGTGTCAATTCCTACCATCAGCATATCCAAAGCCATGATAATGCCTACTTGCTTGTCGATCTTCAGTAGCTTTTCCAGGACGCTCTGGTTTGCTTCGGACGTCGGGTGCTTCTCGAATCGTTTCACTGCCTGCTCAACCTTGATCATGATGATACTTGAACGAACCGAAATAACCTTTAGCGGCTCTTGAAGATAGTGTTTAACCTACACTTACTCTGTAAATTCATCGAAAGTGTCCATTAGCTTCTTGAAGGTCGGTGTTTTGTAGTACTTCCATATCGAAGGCAGAACGTCCACGAGATAGCTTAAATCGAAGACGTTCCTCACCAACTGAACGTACAGAAACAGAATTATTAACACGTCACATCAAGAGTGGAAAGCGTTTCACTTACCGCCAGAATCTTCTTTGCCTCTTCGGTTTGCTCCGTTTGCAGCACACCGAGCCTCGTGTCCAACGCCATCACACCCATCGTCTCCAATGCCCACCGGTTCAGCCACTGATCGAAATCAGCTGGCAACTCCTGTTTTGCG contains the following coding sequences:
- the LOC128276473 gene encoding cytochrome P450 CYP12A2-like: MIWISRYSDLSIVDLHSRMRDDFGPILRMPGILGRNDIVLSFNPDDYEKVFRTEGAWPIRRGLDSMAYYRQKVRPEVFGAMGGLVTEQGESWQKMRTIVNPVMMQPKTIKLYIDQVDEVAREFLEILAKLRDAKQELPADFDQWLNRWALETMGVMALDTRLGVLQTEQTEEAKKILALVRNVFDLSYLVDVLPSIWKYYKTPTFKKLMDTFDEFTDIIMIKVEQAVKRFEKHPTSEANQSVLEKLLKIDKQVGIIMALDMLMVGIDTTSSGSMGLMYCLAKNPDKQAKLREELRTVLPTKDSPLTAENMRNLPYMRACIKEGLRLYPPVAGTFRATGRNIVLQGYRIPKDTDVAMGALVLQHDERFFIRAKDYLPERWLSEREASIPNAKDTNPFIFLPFGFGSRSCIGKRLAMMELEIITARLIRKYEVRWNYEDFKIRATLVNIPANPLRFELKEVDA